The proteins below are encoded in one region of Deltaproteobacteria bacterium:
- a CDS encoding Rieske 2Fe-2S domain-containing protein: MSASKEPQSPWLTWSQDPTDRVPYQVFLDPAIYEREQERLFRGPIWAYVGLEAEIPQPQDFKATFLGDTPIVINRDKDGALHAFVNRCAHRGALVCRELRGNRARHTCVYHQWTYDLKGNLVGVPFKNGLGTTAGYPDDFQTTGHGLQKLLIASYRGLIFVSYAHEVEPLEDYLGPAMRSHIDQVFNRPIRVLGHGRQFVSANWKLYAENVRDPYHASLLHLFHMTFGTYRSSQGGGVVFDSKARHTLMQSYRRNEADEVAAYKGTEIRTYQAKYTLADASLLQGRPEFPGLSIQTIFPSLVIQQIQNTLAVRHIIPRGPEQFELIFTFFGYADDDAEMQTIRRKQANLVGPAGLISMEDGHAAEIVQQAIVRDKDAASVVLMGGRGIANEESLVTETGIRGFWRYYRDLMGFSRSADVAKESTSWTHASAVSQ; this comes from the coding sequence ATGTCAGCGAGCAAAGAACCACAATCTCCCTGGTTAACCTGGTCCCAAGACCCGACCGACCGGGTACCTTACCAAGTTTTTCTTGACCCCGCGATTTATGAGCGTGAACAGGAACGGCTGTTTCGTGGCCCGATCTGGGCGTATGTCGGCCTGGAAGCCGAGATTCCTCAGCCACAGGATTTCAAGGCAACCTTTCTGGGAGACACGCCGATTGTGATCAACCGCGATAAGGATGGTGCGCTACATGCCTTTGTCAATCGCTGTGCCCATCGAGGCGCGTTGGTCTGCCGCGAGTTGCGCGGCAATCGCGCGCGGCACACCTGTGTCTATCACCAATGGACTTATGATCTGAAAGGCAATCTCGTCGGCGTCCCGTTTAAGAACGGACTTGGAACCACGGCTGGATACCCGGACGACTTCCAAACGACAGGGCACGGGTTGCAGAAACTGCTGATCGCGTCGTATCGAGGCCTGATCTTTGTGTCATATGCGCACGAGGTCGAGCCGCTCGAAGATTATCTTGGGCCGGCCATGCGCTCGCATATCGACCAGGTCTTCAATCGCCCGATCCGGGTGCTCGGACATGGACGCCAATTCGTCAGCGCCAATTGGAAACTGTACGCCGAGAATGTTCGTGACCCCTATCATGCAAGCTTACTGCATTTGTTTCACATGACGTTTGGCACCTATCGCTCATCGCAGGGTGGGGGTGTCGTGTTCGATAGCAAAGCACGCCACACTTTGATGCAGTCGTATCGCCGTAACGAGGCAGACGAAGTCGCTGCCTATAAGGGCACCGAGATACGGACCTATCAGGCAAAGTATACGCTCGCCGACGCGTCATTACTCCAGGGCCGCCCAGAGTTTCCCGGACTGTCGATTCAAACGATCTTTCCCAGTCTCGTCATTCAACAGATTCAAAACACCCTCGCGGTGCGACACATTATTCCGCGCGGCCCAGAGCAGTTTGAGTTGATCTTTACGTTCTTCGGCTATGCTGACGACGATGCGGAAATGCAAACGATCCGTCGCAAGCAAGCTAACCTGGTGGGCCCGGCAGGACTGATCTCGATGGAAGATGGCCATGCGGCAGAAATTGTCCAGCAGGCGATCGTGCGCGACAAAGATGCCGCGTCGGTGGTCCTGATGGGCGGAAGAGGGATAGCGAACGAAGAGAGTCTGGTGACAGAAACCGGTATTCGCGGCTTCTGGCGTTATTACCGCGACCTTATGGGGTTCAGCCGGTCAGCCGATGTTGCCAAGGAGAGTACGTCATGGACGCACGCGAGTGCCGTTTCGCAGTAG
- a CDS encoding SDR family oxidoreductase, whose amino-acid sequence MRFDAKVGLVTGGGSGIGRATAIGFAARGGAIAVADINAENANKVAAEIAAAGGKALAIVADVTKTADLDMMISRTTSTFGRLDFLHNNAFGLPTAPRSGQVMTRTGDVDDEVWNHMIDVGLSAVFRTIKRAIPAMRAHGSGAIVNTASISGLRADYGIAGYNAAKAGIINLTRVIAIEYARSGIRANCVCPGAIDTPLLAPALEMPGFADKFNEAIPIGRLGKPEEIANVVLFLASDLASFVTGAAFVADGGQTAKTGSPSFMPE is encoded by the coding sequence ATGCGATTTGATGCAAAGGTTGGGCTGGTTACCGGCGGAGGTTCCGGGATAGGTCGGGCGACGGCCATTGGCTTTGCAGCACGGGGCGGTGCGATAGCAGTCGCAGACATCAATGCTGAGAACGCCAACAAAGTAGCGGCAGAAATTGCCGCAGCAGGCGGTAAAGCGTTAGCGATTGTTGCAGACGTTACCAAGACCGCAGACCTTGACATGATGATCAGCCGGACGACCAGTACGTTCGGGCGACTGGATTTTCTGCACAACAATGCCTTTGGATTGCCGACCGCGCCCAGGAGCGGTCAGGTCATGACGCGAACCGGTGATGTTGACGACGAGGTGTGGAATCACATGATCGACGTCGGTTTGAGTGCGGTGTTTCGTACCATTAAGAGGGCTATCCCAGCCATGCGCGCACATGGTAGTGGCGCGATCGTGAACACGGCGTCGATATCGGGACTACGCGCTGACTATGGTATCGCTGGTTACAACGCAGCCAAGGCGGGGATAATTAACCTCACTCGGGTGATCGCTATCGAATACGCCCGCTCTGGCATTCGAGCAAACTGCGTCTGTCCCGGTGCCATCGACACACCTTTGCTCGCGCCTGCGCTGGAAATGCCGGGGTTCGCTGACAAGTTCAATGAAGCGATCCCGATTGGACGACTGGGGAAACCAGAGGAGATCGCCAACGTCGTCCTGTTCCTCGCCTCTGATTTAGCCTCGTTTGTCACTGGCGCGGCGTTTGTGGCCGATGGTGGGCAAACAGCGAAAACCGGCAGTCCGTCGTTTATGCCGGAGTGA
- the paaA gene encoding 1,2-phenylacetyl-CoA epoxidase subunit A — protein sequence MYAQQVDTGVTQVQTNDEMSPEERAFQARIDAGIRIEPKDWMPEAYRKTLIRQISQHAHSEIVGQLPEGNWITRAPTLKRKTILLAKVQDEAGHGLYLYGAAETLGVTRDQLYADLLSGKLKYSSIFNYPTVSWADVGAIGWLVDGAAIMNQIPLCRCSFGPYVRAMTRICKEEAFHARQGYDLMMALCRGTEAQKQMAQDALNRWWWPSLMMFGPPDSDSVHSAQSMQWKIKLFSNDELRQRFIDQTVPQAEYLGLTIPDPALRWNEECGHYDIGPIDWEEFNSILRGNGPCNRDRLRVRTQAWEDGAWFRDALTAHAEKEALRKAETEKAA from the coding sequence TTGTACGCGCAGCAGGTTGATACTGGCGTCACCCAGGTACAAACCAACGATGAGATGTCGCCTGAGGAACGGGCATTTCAAGCGCGCATTGACGCCGGCATCAGGATCGAGCCCAAGGATTGGATGCCAGAAGCCTATCGTAAAACCCTCATCCGACAGATTTCGCAACATGCTCACTCCGAGATTGTTGGTCAATTACCGGAAGGGAACTGGATCACCCGTGCACCAACGTTGAAGCGTAAGACGATACTCCTAGCGAAAGTTCAGGATGAGGCAGGACACGGACTCTATCTCTATGGCGCAGCCGAGACACTCGGTGTGACCCGTGACCAGCTCTACGCTGATTTGCTCTCTGGTAAACTCAAATACTCTAGCATTTTTAACTATCCAACAGTGAGTTGGGCAGATGTCGGTGCGATCGGCTGGTTGGTCGACGGCGCTGCGATTATGAACCAAATCCCGCTGTGTCGCTGTTCATTTGGACCCTATGTCCGCGCGATGACTCGCATTTGCAAGGAAGAGGCGTTCCACGCACGGCAAGGCTACGATCTCATGATGGCCCTGTGTCGTGGCACCGAAGCGCAAAAGCAGATGGCCCAAGACGCGCTGAACCGCTGGTGGTGGCCGTCGCTGATGATGTTCGGCCCACCTGACAGCGACTCTGTCCACAGCGCGCAGTCGATGCAGTGGAAAATCAAGCTCTTTTCCAACGATGAACTCCGCCAACGATTCATCGATCAGACCGTGCCGCAAGCCGAATACCTGGGGCTCACCATTCCTGACCCGGCGCTACGGTGGAACGAAGAGTGTGGCCACTATGACATCGGCCCGATTGACTGGGAGGAGTTCAACAGCATCCTCAGAGGAAATGGGCCATGCAATCGTGACCGTCTGCGTGTGCGTACCCAAGCATGGGAAGATGGCGCATGGTTTCGTGACGCGCTCACTGCCCATGCCGAGAAAGAAGCACTGCGGAAAGCTGAAACTGAGAAAGCCGCGTAA
- a CDS encoding nuclear transport factor 2 family protein, which produces MTNEEQRNLEVAQRYENLYNTDAERFVRECYTTDCEVNGGFIRGHEQFIKIEQDVLRAAPQRKMRVDRRYATGNVVIVEAVLLNPAQGPDWQLPFCAVLTCRDGKIFSDWTYAEFSKWPGL; this is translated from the coding sequence ATGACGAACGAAGAACAACGCAATCTTGAAGTAGCGCAACGTTATGAGAACTTGTACAACACTGACGCCGAGCGTTTTGTGCGTGAGTGTTATACAACTGATTGTGAAGTGAATGGCGGATTCATCCGTGGCCACGAGCAGTTCATAAAAATTGAACAGGACGTGCTCCGAGCCGCTCCACAGCGGAAGATGCGGGTCGACCGACGCTACGCCACAGGTAACGTTGTGATCGTCGAGGCAGTGTTACTCAACCCTGCTCAAGGTCCAGACTGGCAACTACCATTTTGTGCGGTCTTAACCTGCCGTGACGGTAAAATCTTCTCTGACTGGACCTATGCCGAATTTAGCAAATGGCCAGGACTCTAA
- a CDS encoding SMP-30/gluconolactonase/LRE family protein yields MQFETLATGYGLLEGPRTDDQNRLYYSDVRDGGVFRRSPDGRIETLIADRKFVGGIALNSNGGILVTGKSLAHWNEQTGQLREIFANWEGKPLFGINDLTIDDQGSIWCGTFGMDIHAFDFKSTPTPGSLFRIDPPGTITKLWEGVEVTNGLGFSPDRKLLYHSDSTTKSVWAYDVHADRTVSPRQLFAKLPEGMPDGLTIDVEGGVWVAVVAGPGEVVRFKPNGTVDRRIKVPAKTVTSVAFGGPDMRDLYVVTANNDNRELKGTVFRTKSDIPGLSVPKAKF; encoded by the coding sequence ATGCAATTTGAAACCTTAGCTACTGGATATGGATTGTTGGAAGGACCGCGCACGGATGATCAAAATCGTCTGTATTACAGCGACGTTCGCGATGGTGGTGTCTTTCGCCGTAGTCCTGACGGACGTATTGAGACGCTAATTGCCGACCGCAAGTTTGTCGGTGGTATCGCACTCAATAGCAATGGTGGGATTCTCGTTACAGGGAAATCGCTGGCGCACTGGAACGAGCAAACTGGCCAGTTACGCGAGATCTTCGCAAACTGGGAGGGAAAACCACTCTTTGGCATAAACGACCTCACGATCGACGATCAGGGTAGTATCTGGTGCGGCACGTTCGGGATGGACATTCATGCGTTCGACTTCAAGAGCACCCCAACCCCTGGATCACTGTTTCGCATTGATCCGCCGGGTACCATTACCAAACTCTGGGAGGGTGTAGAAGTCACCAACGGTTTGGGGTTCAGCCCTGACCGTAAATTGCTGTACCACAGCGATTCAACGACAAAATCGGTGTGGGCTTACGATGTGCACGCAGATCGTACGGTAAGCCCACGGCAACTGTTCGCCAAGCTACCAGAAGGAATGCCGGACGGTTTGACGATTGATGTCGAGGGTGGGGTGTGGGTTGCGGTCGTCGCTGGTCCTGGTGAAGTCGTGCGTTTCAAGCCAAACGGCACGGTCGATCGTCGCATCAAGGTCCCAGCTAAAACGGTGACGAGTGTCGCGTTCGGCGGTCCTGATATGCGTGATCTCTATGTTGTCACCGCCAATAACGACAACCGTGAATTAAAGGGCACCGTGTTCCGTACCAAGTCAGATATTCCAGGCTTGTCAGTGCCAAAAGCAAAATTCTAA
- the paaK gene encoding phenylacetate-CoA oxygenase/reductase subunit PaaK, with protein sequence MSRFHPIPVASVRHDTREAIVVTLAVPEALRDQYRYVQGQHVTLRAQIDGEEMRRTYSICSAVQDETLRVAIKCVPAGVFSPWAHATLAPGYVVDVLPPSGRFNVPLSAEQRRHYVAFAAGSGITPVFGIIKTTLRAEPQSRVTLVYGNRSSSHVILREELADLKDSYRDRLNLVFVMSREPQEIDLFNGRIDRAKCDALLDKWIDPRTIDVAFVCGPGTMIEDVTASLEAHGVRKEHIKSERFIANQTRRAYRSVPASSVISAPGLCEVTIVQDGRRRQFTMARNSTSILDAGLAQGLELPYACKGGICSTCRCKVAEGEVDMNASVALEDYELARGFRLLCQSYPLSERLVLDYDQET encoded by the coding sequence ATGAGTAGATTTCATCCAATACCGGTTGCCTCAGTGCGACACGATACGCGTGAAGCAATTGTTGTGACGTTGGCAGTGCCGGAAGCCTTGCGGGATCAGTACCGCTACGTTCAAGGGCAACACGTGACCTTGCGAGCGCAGATCGACGGCGAGGAAATGCGTCGCACCTATTCCATTTGCTCTGCAGTGCAGGATGAGACACTGCGCGTGGCGATCAAGTGCGTACCCGCTGGCGTGTTTTCTCCGTGGGCGCATGCGACGCTGGCGCCGGGCTATGTGGTTGATGTGCTGCCGCCATCGGGACGTTTCAATGTGCCACTGTCGGCCGAGCAGCGCAGACACTATGTGGCGTTCGCGGCAGGAAGTGGCATCACGCCAGTGTTTGGCATCATCAAGACGACCTTACGAGCGGAGCCGCAGAGTCGCGTGACGTTAGTCTACGGCAATCGCTCGTCGTCACATGTCATTCTCCGTGAAGAACTGGCAGACCTGAAGGATAGCTACCGTGACCGATTGAACCTGGTCTTTGTCATGAGCCGCGAGCCGCAGGAAATAGACCTTTTCAATGGTCGCATCGACCGGGCTAAATGTGATGCACTCCTCGATAAGTGGATCGATCCGCGCACGATCGATGTCGCATTCGTTTGTGGACCGGGCACGATGATTGAAGACGTGACAGCTTCGCTTGAGGCACACGGCGTTCGCAAAGAGCACATCAAGAGCGAACGTTTTATCGCCAACCAGACGCGCCGCGCGTACCGTTCAGTCCCGGCATCATCAGTGATCTCTGCTCCTGGGCTGTGTGAAGTCACGATTGTTCAGGACGGCCGCCGACGGCAGTTCACCATGGCCAGAAACTCGACGAGCATCCTTGACGCTGGTCTGGCGCAAGGATTAGAACTGCCATACGCGTGTAAAGGGGGCATTTGCTCGACGTGCCGCTGTAAAGTCGCAGAAGGTGAAGTAGACATGAACGCGAGTGTCGCTCTGGAAGACTACGAACTCGCCCGTGGCTTCCGGCTGCTGTGTCAGAGTTACCCCTTGTCAGAGCGGCTGGTTCTCGACTATGACCAAGAAACCTAA
- a CDS encoding SDR family oxidoreductase, protein MTSLNKTAIVTGAGSGIGKAVALSLINNGYNVVLNGRRRALLEQIVTDAGARARQLLAVPGDVSNADAVRELFAKSKETFGRVDVLFNNAGVGAPPVPLEDLTLTQWQNVVDINLTGAFLCTQEAFKVMKAQDPRGGRIINNGSISAHTPRPNSAPYTATKHALSGLTKATALDGRKYDIACGQIDIGNAETELTARMKQGVPQANGQIAVEPVMDVECVANAVLYMANLPLGANVLFMTVMATKMPFVGRG, encoded by the coding sequence ATGACTTCACTGAATAAGACGGCAATCGTTACCGGCGCTGGCTCAGGGATTGGCAAAGCGGTGGCACTGAGCCTGATCAATAACGGTTATAATGTGGTTCTCAATGGTCGACGCCGGGCCTTGTTAGAGCAGATCGTGACTGACGCCGGAGCTCGCGCGCGCCAGTTGTTGGCTGTACCAGGCGACGTGAGTAACGCTGACGCCGTCCGCGAACTGTTTGCCAAGAGCAAAGAGACATTTGGACGAGTGGATGTGCTGTTCAACAACGCCGGAGTTGGTGCACCGCCAGTGCCGCTCGAAGATCTGACCCTCACCCAGTGGCAGAATGTTGTGGACATCAACTTAACCGGCGCGTTCCTCTGTACACAGGAAGCGTTCAAGGTCATGAAGGCGCAAGATCCACGCGGTGGTCGTATCATCAACAACGGATCGATTTCGGCCCATACGCCGCGGCCAAACTCTGCGCCGTACACGGCGACCAAACACGCCTTGAGTGGTCTCACCAAAGCGACGGCTTTAGATGGTCGCAAGTACGACATCGCCTGCGGACAGATTGATATTGGTAACGCAGAAACTGAGCTGACCGCACGGATGAAACAGGGAGTTCCACAGGCCAATGGCCAGATCGCCGTAGAGCCGGTCATGGACGTTGAGTGCGTCGCCAACGCGGTGCTGTATATGGCGAATCTCCCACTTGGTGCCAACGTGCTGTTTATGACAGTGATGGCAACCAAGATGCCGTTTGTCGGTAGGGGGTGA
- a CDS encoding Rieske 2Fe-2S domain-containing protein — MTVRAFTSDSRVAGIGTPTPYTQPIDFQAYLVDAPQDGMFTLDRSVFTDPQLFDLEMRYIFEGSWIYLAHESQLPRPHDFYTTTIGRQPIILMRNHQGEIGGFLNACPHRGAAVCLSKRGNQKVLTCPYHGWSFNTNGTLISVKDHSSGAYPEAFERFDHGLTRVPKISNYRGFIFGSLNPAVGDFATHLGPARVFIDMIADQAPHGWEVVKGSADYTYGGNWKLQTENGVDGYHFDVVHRTFVGVIQRRIAAGKDAVRAVDVDRLDKPETATGCYDLGNGHTLLWTDYPNPQDRPLYDRRNEVVAQCGELRARWMMNRLRNLLIYPNIFFMDQTSTQLRVIYPLAVDKTRVSTHCIAPIGESAKDRAHRLRQYEDFFNASGVGTPDDLAAFEACQTGYNGRLARWQQGYMRGISRMTRGADAEAQALGIQPYSSSRDFRDETLYHGQYRQWLKLLRDGQQAESEVQGGT; from the coding sequence ATGACAGTGCGTGCTTTCACATCTGACAGCCGAGTCGCTGGCATTGGGACACCAACACCTTACACACAACCAATAGATTTTCAGGCGTATCTGGTCGACGCACCACAAGACGGCATGTTCACTCTTGATCGCAGTGTCTTTACCGATCCGCAACTGTTTGACCTGGAGATGAGGTATATTTTTGAGGGCTCTTGGATCTATCTTGCCCACGAGAGTCAGCTCCCGCGCCCGCATGATTTCTACACGACGACGATCGGGCGACAGCCCATCATTCTCATGCGTAACCACCAAGGTGAGATTGGAGGGTTCCTCAACGCTTGCCCACATCGTGGGGCAGCGGTGTGTTTGAGCAAGCGCGGTAACCAGAAAGTGCTCACCTGCCCGTATCATGGCTGGTCCTTCAACACCAATGGTACGCTCATTAGCGTGAAGGACCACAGTTCCGGTGCCTATCCAGAGGCCTTCGAGCGTTTTGATCATGGGCTTACGCGTGTGCCAAAGATAAGCAACTATCGCGGCTTCATTTTTGGCAGTCTCAACCCGGCGGTGGGCGATTTTGCGACGCATTTGGGACCAGCGCGGGTCTTCATTGATATGATCGCGGATCAGGCTCCGCACGGATGGGAGGTCGTCAAAGGCAGCGCAGATTACACTTACGGCGGGAACTGGAAGTTACAGACTGAAAATGGCGTCGATGGCTATCACTTCGATGTCGTGCATCGCACCTTCGTAGGTGTGATTCAACGGCGGATCGCTGCAGGAAAAGATGCCGTCCGCGCGGTCGATGTCGACCGGCTTGATAAGCCAGAGACTGCGACAGGCTGTTATGATCTGGGCAATGGACACACGCTACTGTGGACGGATTATCCGAACCCACAGGACCGCCCTCTGTATGACCGCCGTAACGAGGTCGTTGCGCAGTGTGGCGAGCTACGTGCGCGTTGGATGATGAACCGACTGCGCAATCTCCTCATCTACCCGAACATTTTCTTCATGGACCAAACATCGACCCAACTACGCGTGATCTACCCGTTAGCGGTCGATAAAACACGTGTCTCAACCCACTGCATCGCGCCAATTGGCGAAAGTGCCAAGGACCGGGCCCATCGGTTACGGCAATACGAGGATTTCTTCAATGCGAGCGGAGTGGGCACCCCAGATGACCTCGCCGCTTTTGAAGCCTGTCAGACGGGCTACAATGGACGGCTCGCCCGCTGGCAGCAGGGATACATGCGCGGCATCTCCCGTATGACACGTGGTGCAGATGCAGAAGCCCAAGCCCTGGGCATACAACCGTACTCCAGCTCCCGCGATTTTCGCGACGAAACCCTCTATCACGGCCAGTACCGCCAGTGGCTCAAGCTCCTGCGTGACGGTCAACAAGCGGAGAGCGAGGTGCAGGGTGGCACGTGA
- a CDS encoding 1,2-phenylacetyl-CoA epoxidase subunit B has translation MNEWPLWEVFIRSQHGLAHKHVGSLHAPDAEMAINHARDVYTRRNEGVSIWVVKASDIVASSPGDKEPLFEPANNKVYRHPTFFPMPKEVKNL, from the coding sequence ATGAACGAGTGGCCGCTGTGGGAAGTGTTCATCCGTAGCCAGCATGGGTTGGCCCATAAGCACGTTGGGAGTCTGCATGCGCCTGATGCTGAGATGGCGATCAACCACGCCCGGGATGTCTACACCCGTCGCAACGAAGGAGTATCGATTTGGGTGGTCAAGGCGTCGGATATTGTTGCCAGTAGCCCAGGTGATAAGGAACCACTGTTCGAACCTGCCAACAATAAAGTCTATCGCCACCCGACCTTCTTCCCCATGCCCAAGGAAGTGAAGAATCTGTGA
- a CDS encoding SDR family oxidoreductase, with translation MAGELQGKGALVTGGASGIGRATVLALAQAGANVAVLDREQKGVDATVTQAKQAGGSAIAIPMDLAQSAHIGPTVAKVIEQLGRIDILVNNAGVTGRFQTLLEMEEDNWDFVQAVNLKAPMLLMKHVARHMIERGGGGRIINLSSSSAFRARNSPLAYASSKAAIVQLSRSAAAELGPHDINVNAVAPGITATAMTQVIGDAEALQRVASSGPLENLFHRVSQPEDVAAVILFLCLPASRQITGQTIHTSAGAVV, from the coding sequence ATGGCTGGCGAACTACAAGGCAAAGGGGCGCTGGTTACCGGAGGCGCGTCTGGTATTGGTCGCGCAACAGTTTTGGCGCTGGCGCAGGCTGGTGCGAACGTCGCGGTTCTCGACCGAGAGCAAAAAGGTGTTGACGCGACGGTTACGCAAGCGAAACAAGCTGGCGGTAGCGCCATCGCTATTCCTATGGATCTGGCGCAGAGTGCGCACATCGGTCCAACGGTCGCGAAGGTCATCGAGCAACTCGGACGCATTGATATCCTCGTCAATAATGCTGGGGTCACTGGTCGGTTTCAGACACTGCTAGAGATGGAAGAGGACAATTGGGACTTCGTGCAGGCAGTGAACCTGAAAGCACCGATGCTGTTGATGAAACACGTTGCGCGTCACATGATCGAGCGTGGCGGTGGCGGTCGCATTATCAACCTCAGTTCCAGTTCGGCCTTCCGCGCGCGTAACTCACCGCTTGCGTATGCGAGCTCGAAGGCCGCAATCGTGCAGCTGTCTCGCAGCGCCGCCGCGGAGTTAGGACCGCACGATATTAACGTCAACGCTGTGGCTCCGGGAATTACCGCGACAGCGATGACACAAGTGATTGGTGATGCGGAAGCGCTGCAACGAGTGGCGTCGAGTGGTCCGCTAGAGAATCTCTTTCACCGCGTGTCACAGCCTGAGGATGTGGCAGCAGTGATTCTCTTTTTGTGTCTGCCCGCGAGTCGACAAATTACCGGACAGACGATTCATACCAGTGCGGGGGCGGTGGTATAG
- the paaC gene encoding phenylacetate-CoA oxygenase subunit PaaC, which translates to MQTPPTGSESLFAYLLRLGDNALILGQRLAEWCGKGPMFEEDMALSNTALDLLGQARQWLTYAGDVEGQGRDEDALAFLRDVQNFHNLLLVERPNGDYATTMVRQFYFDAWHVLLLQGLCTSSDSRMAEIARTAVKEVTYHVRRSSDLVVRLGDGTSESHRRMQAAVDELWPFTGEMWTPDAYEVRLCEQRIIPDVAAVGPSWLTHVTDVLKNATLTVPTATWMHKGGKQGQHTEHLGYILAEMQFLQRAYPGAKW; encoded by the coding sequence GTGCAAACTCCTCCTACGGGCTCAGAATCATTGTTCGCCTATTTGCTACGTCTAGGTGACAACGCATTGATCCTGGGGCAGCGACTTGCTGAATGGTGTGGCAAAGGTCCGATGTTTGAAGAGGATATGGCGTTGAGCAACACGGCCCTCGACTTGTTAGGGCAGGCACGGCAATGGTTAACCTATGCCGGTGACGTCGAAGGGCAGGGGCGAGATGAAGATGCGCTGGCCTTCCTGCGCGATGTCCAGAATTTTCATAACCTCTTGTTAGTCGAGCGGCCGAACGGCGATTATGCCACTACTATGGTCCGACAATTCTACTTTGACGCCTGGCATGTTCTTTTGTTGCAGGGGCTTTGTACTTCAAGCGACTCCCGTATGGCCGAAATCGCCCGGACTGCTGTCAAAGAAGTGACCTATCACGTGCGCCGCAGTAGCGACCTGGTCGTGAGGCTGGGTGACGGAACTAGCGAAAGCCATCGTCGTATGCAAGCTGCAGTTGATGAACTGTGGCCCTTCACCGGCGAGATGTGGACACCAGATGCTTACGAGGTTCGCTTGTGCGAGCAGCGCATCATTCCAGACGTTGCTGCCGTAGGTCCGTCCTGGCTCACGCATGTTACTGATGTACTCAAGAATGCGACGTTAACCGTGCCTACGGCGACATGGATGCATAAGGGTGGCAAGCAAGGACAACACACCGAGCACCTCGGCTATATTCTGGCGGAAATGCAGTTCCTCCAACGTGCGTACCCTGGGGCAAAGTGGTGA
- a CDS encoding aromatic-ring-hydroxylating dioxygenase subunit beta: MDARECRFAVEELQHAYVHCIDNDRLEEWPDFFTDACRYEVTTRENVEQGLPVSVIYCDSKGMLRDRIVALRQANIYGSHRYRHMISAIRVTKAEGNMVSAETNYAVYRTMLDPVNYGHSELYSVGVYLDTIVIEAGVARFREKVVLVDTARILSLLVTPL; this comes from the coding sequence ATGGACGCACGCGAGTGCCGTTTCGCAGTAGAAGAGCTGCAGCACGCCTACGTCCATTGTATCGACAATGACCGGTTGGAGGAGTGGCCAGACTTTTTTACTGATGCATGTCGATACGAAGTCACTACGCGTGAGAACGTCGAGCAAGGGCTACCGGTGAGCGTCATTTACTGCGACAGTAAAGGCATGCTGCGCGATCGGATCGTTGCCTTGCGGCAGGCGAATATCTACGGCTCACATCGGTATCGCCACATGATCAGCGCGATCCGTGTCACCAAAGCCGAGGGCAATATGGTGTCGGCGGAAACGAACTACGCTGTGTATCGAACCATGCTCGATCCGGTCAATTATGGCCACAGCGAACTCTATAGTGTCGGTGTCTATCTCGATACGATTGTCATAGAGGCAGGCGTCGCGCGGTTTCGTGAGAAGGTGGTGCTCGTCGACACGGCACGGATATTGTCACTATTGGTCACGCCGTTGTGA